Within the Methanobrevibacter oralis genome, the region GACTTTGTTGAAATCCTAATTTAAAATTTTTACTACTCTATCGATGTTGTATATTGCTGTTTTGAGTCTTGTTTCTTTGTTTTGTAGTCTTGTATGTTTACTTTTATTTGTTCCTGAGAATTTTCTTTTTATTACGCTGAAAATACTTTCTACGTTGTTTCTTCTGGAGTATATTTCTTCATCAAAGGTTTTTAGGCTTAATCTTCTGTACCATCCATGTTTGAAGTTGGATTTTAGAGGTATTTGGTCTGAAGCATTTATTTCTTCATTTATACATTCTCTTATTTTATTTGTATCGTATGCTTTGTC harbors:
- a CDS encoding transposase, with amino-acid sequence MFERITEQIIRHLRIKPKLIALDGTGFTNDYADKYYVQIRGKERKSFTKCHVVVDVDSRIILYSQATKGPRHDTKFAIAAIRSLKKYYVDYIIADKAYDTNKIRECINEEINASDQIPLKSNFKHGWYRRLSLKTFDEEIYSRRNNVESIFSVIKRKFSGTNKSKHTRLQNKETRLKTAIYNIDRVVKILN